Proteins encoded by one window of Bradyrhizobium sp. B097:
- a CDS encoding septation protein IspZ, with protein MKHFLTAAKLLALDLASTLVFLVLFLLTHNTALSVGIGIAFGATQIGIQMVRRRRIDTMEWLSLFLVVTAGTATLLTNDPRFVLFKPSVIYAIVGVVMLKPGWLNRYLPEIAQTVVPDVAVMVGYAWAALMFTSAAVNAFVALTCEITTWAVVMPIFGIVSKIVVFLGGFAAIRLAARRRIRAMPEAQREAVLALEGAPAAATP; from the coding sequence ATGAAGCACTTTTTGACCGCGGCAAAGCTGCTGGCCCTCGACCTGGCATCGACCCTCGTCTTTCTTGTTCTGTTCCTGCTGACGCACAACACCGCGCTCTCGGTCGGTATCGGCATCGCGTTCGGCGCCACGCAGATCGGCATCCAGATGGTGCGCCGGAGACGGATCGACACCATGGAATGGCTCAGCCTGTTCCTGGTGGTCACCGCCGGCACCGCGACTTTGCTCACGAATGACCCGCGCTTCGTGCTGTTCAAGCCGAGCGTGATCTACGCAATCGTCGGCGTCGTGATGCTGAAGCCCGGCTGGCTCAACCGCTATCTGCCCGAGATCGCGCAGACCGTCGTGCCCGATGTCGCCGTCATGGTCGGCTACGCCTGGGCAGCCCTGATGTTCACCTCCGCCGCCGTGAACGCCTTCGTCGCGCTGACCTGCGAGATCACGACATGGGCTGTCGTGATGCCGATCTTCGGCATCGTCAGCAAGATCGTGGTGTTCCTCGGCGGATTTGCCGCGATCCGCCTCGCCGCCAGGCGCCGCATCCGCGCCATGCCCGAAGCCCAGCGCGAGGCCGTGCTCGCGCTCGAGGGGGCTCCGGCGGCGGCGACACCGTAG
- a CDS encoding helix-turn-helix domain-containing protein, whose amino-acid sequence MAMTALELGLRGAVVALFLVVCAVLLLRYAAVHRAAHLGAAMGVAGAAYAITTAPFFPSSSFGWSSPFVAFAMGSPVIFWLWARAMFDERFALRPWHAAVWTLLAGLGVVSHNCWTIWPDLAGPCGRALALATIAFAVLGIAQLPKGWRTAVTTARGRILIALLIGIGLQMMFAAAAGLAAIPTRSISLSAALALGAFALIAIWMMLFDPPESQPAVAGGRTGQAAPVARSLANTGPPASRQAALNHLKHLMATERTYRQEGLTIGVLAVKLGMPEYRLRTLINDGLGHRNFNAFLNRYRLDEAKAALADAGQAEVPVLTIALDAGFQSLAPFNRAFKADTGLTPTEFRRRATAAQTTDAAEIARSG is encoded by the coding sequence ATGGCGATGACGGCTCTTGAACTCGGTCTCCGCGGCGCGGTGGTCGCGCTGTTCCTGGTGGTTTGCGCGGTGCTGCTGCTGCGTTACGCGGCGGTGCATCGCGCCGCGCATCTCGGTGCCGCGATGGGCGTGGCCGGCGCGGCCTACGCGATTACGACCGCACCCTTCTTCCCTTCGTCGTCATTCGGCTGGAGCTCTCCGTTCGTCGCCTTCGCGATGGGCTCGCCGGTGATCTTCTGGCTGTGGGCGCGCGCGATGTTCGACGAGCGGTTTGCCCTGCGGCCCTGGCATGCGGCGGTGTGGACGCTGCTCGCCGGCCTTGGCGTTGTGAGCCATAATTGCTGGACGATCTGGCCCGATCTCGCCGGGCCGTGCGGCCGCGCCCTGGCGCTGGCGACGATCGCCTTCGCCGTGCTCGGGATCGCGCAACTTCCGAAGGGATGGCGTACCGCCGTGACGACGGCACGCGGCCGGATCCTGATCGCGCTGCTGATCGGCATCGGCCTTCAGATGATGTTCGCCGCGGCGGCCGGGCTCGCCGCGATCCCGACCCGGTCGATCAGCCTCAGCGCCGCGCTCGCGCTTGGCGCATTCGCGCTGATCGCGATCTGGATGATGCTGTTCGATCCGCCCGAGAGCCAGCCGGCGGTTGCTGGCGGCAGAACCGGCCAGGCGGCACCGGTCGCGCGTTCGCTCGCCAATACCGGTCCGCCTGCCTCCCGCCAGGCCGCGCTCAATCACCTCAAGCACCTGATGGCGACCGAGCGGACCTACCGGCAGGAGGGGCTGACCATCGGCGTCTTGGCGGTCAAGCTCGGCATGCCGGAATACCGGCTGCGCACGCTGATCAATGACGGGCTCGGCCACCGCAACTTCAACGCCTTCCTCAACCGCTACCGGCTCGACGAAGCCAAGGCGGCGCTCGCCGATGCCGGCCAGGCCGAGGTGCCGGTGCTGACGATTGCGCTCGATGCCGGGTTCCAGTCGCTGGCGCCGTTCAACCGCGCCTTCAAGGCGGACACCGGGCTGACGCCGACCGAGTTTCGGCGCCGGGCGACGGCCGCGCAAACAACGGACGCTGCGGAAATCGCCCGGTCGGGGTGA
- a CDS encoding DUF2147 domain-containing protein: MKKLVAIAALLMATTSAYAGGTGITFQIDGQRIHVEAPRNCSALSCIRISAPGYSGTIGGISKNLGSKSDDDDDVASTSPPPPAPPPVPAAAPVQAAAPQPAAPVAAAVPPPPPPPAPPATIATAAPAPVDSAPAAPAPVSATAQPAPQPQAAPVALAPAPATGPIGVWATEENKGNVRVEACGTNLCGYSEKTNERILINMKPDGSKWSGRIHDPDSGRNYDSTIAMKGPNAMRVQGCAFGGMFCGGQTWKRVS; encoded by the coding sequence ATGAAGAAGCTCGTTGCGATCGCCGCGCTGCTGATGGCCACCACATCAGCGTATGCCGGCGGCACCGGCATCACCTTCCAGATCGACGGCCAGCGCATCCATGTCGAGGCGCCGCGCAATTGCAGCGCGCTGTCCTGCATCCGCATCTCGGCGCCGGGCTATAGCGGCACGATCGGCGGCATCAGCAAGAATCTCGGCTCGAAGTCCGACGACGATGACGATGTCGCCTCGACGAGCCCACCGCCGCCCGCGCCGCCGCCTGTGCCCGCAGCTGCGCCGGTTCAGGCCGCCGCGCCGCAGCCGGCCGCGCCGGTCGCTGCCGCTGTCCCGCCGCCTCCGCCGCCCCCTGCGCCACCGGCAACGATTGCGACGGCAGCCCCCGCGCCGGTTGACTCCGCGCCCGCTGCGCCTGCACCGGTCTCGGCCACCGCGCAGCCTGCGCCGCAGCCGCAAGCCGCTCCGGTTGCCCTCGCACCTGCACCGGCGACCGGACCGATCGGCGTCTGGGCCACCGAGGAGAACAAGGGCAACGTCCGCGTCGAAGCCTGCGGCACCAATCTGTGCGGCTACTCCGAGAAGACCAACGAACGTATCCTGATCAACATGAAGCCCGATGGCAGCAAGTGGAGCGGCCGCATCCACGATCCCGACTCCGGCCGCAACTACGACTCGACGATCGCGATGAAGGGCCCGAATGCGATGCGCGTGCAGGGCTGCGCCTTCGGCGGCATGTTCTGCGGCGGCCAGACCTGGAAGCGGGTCAGCTAA
- a CDS encoding DUF2147 domain-containing protein, giving the protein MKRFCLLVVLMLFTPFAHAGEGISFSVGGHRVYLDSMRCRSLSCISVSGGSRRDDGGDNGRTLKPVRAPAATAAIPATPAASVLPAPVPAAPPAPLPVIVYKPAPVAPAAAPPPSAPSQPRVMTPQPPPVVAAPPPAAVPAAPARPAPPVIRVSREADEPDDGPIGDWQTETNNLVRIWLCGTALCGYALDRTTRDLGEVVLINMKPKTDARWNGGVYSQDSGNIRYGTIELKGADRLRVSSCALGRVYCTGADWVRVSHARQRVITQGQFRGEPRS; this is encoded by the coding sequence ATGAAGCGCTTCTGCCTGCTCGTCGTGCTGATGCTGTTCACGCCGTTCGCCCATGCCGGTGAGGGCATCTCGTTCTCGGTTGGCGGCCACCGCGTCTATCTGGATTCGATGCGCTGCCGCTCCTTGTCGTGCATCTCGGTCTCAGGCGGCTCCAGGCGCGACGACGGCGGTGACAACGGTCGCACGCTGAAGCCGGTGCGCGCGCCGGCGGCAACAGCAGCGATCCCTGCCACGCCGGCTGCGAGCGTGCTGCCCGCGCCTGTGCCGGCAGCACCTCCCGCGCCTCTGCCAGTCATCGTTTATAAGCCCGCCCCAGTCGCGCCTGCTGCCGCTCCGCCACCGTCAGCACCGTCGCAGCCGCGGGTGATGACGCCGCAGCCACCGCCGGTTGTCGCAGCTCCGCCGCCGGCCGCGGTGCCCGCGGCGCCTGCGCGTCCGGCGCCGCCGGTGATACGTGTCTCGCGCGAGGCCGACGAACCCGACGACGGTCCGATCGGCGACTGGCAGACCGAAACCAACAATCTGGTGCGCATCTGGCTCTGCGGCACGGCGTTGTGCGGCTATGCGCTCGACAGGACCACGCGCGATCTCGGTGAAGTGGTGCTGATCAACATGAAGCCGAAGACGGACGCGCGCTGGAACGGCGGCGTCTACAGCCAGGACAGCGGCAACATCCGTTACGGCACGATCGAGTTGAAGGGCGCCGACAGACTGCGGGTCTCGTCCTGCGCGCTCGGCCGCGTCTACTGCACCGGTGCCGACTGGGTCCGCGTCTCGCACGCACGGCAGCGCGTGATCACGCAGGGCCAGTTCCGGGGCGAGCCGCGCTCCTGA
- a CDS encoding extensin family protein gives MTRGVRLYLVGSLVLVSLAGCGRGLFQTAEREPWRAEAEAACLKSGAVKEGPDLVRIDPISGPGVCGAEFPLKVAALGEASSAYGFADDSLRPPASVGNQPRWPINRQPSPPPAQAPYSEQAVGQPNYGSQPNGPVSLSAPGVPPQQGEIDLPPDGSPDASGERPYYPGLRSNPQREGATAPYSPAPYSQQPPGAPPPPRLGPSGGNPVMTVGPVAVKPAATLACPIVSVLERWLAESVQPAAQRWFGARVVEIKQISAYSCRGMNGNSHAHISEHAFGNALDIAAFTLSDGRRISVKDGWKGLPEEQGFLRDVQAAACQQFTTVLAPGSNVYHYDHIHVDLMRRASRRLICQPAAVSGEEVAAHAGGRSPYAAREPYVTGSLGGRKPTPRGKAGVNEEDEFADE, from the coding sequence ATGACGCGTGGAGTTCGTTTGTATCTCGTCGGCTCCCTTGTCCTTGTGTCGCTTGCTGGTTGCGGCCGCGGTCTGTTTCAGACTGCCGAGCGCGAACCGTGGCGGGCCGAGGCTGAGGCCGCATGCCTGAAATCAGGCGCGGTCAAGGAAGGCCCGGACCTCGTCCGCATCGATCCGATTTCCGGCCCCGGCGTCTGCGGCGCCGAGTTTCCGCTCAAGGTCGCCGCGCTCGGCGAAGCCAGTTCGGCTTACGGATTTGCCGACGACAGCCTGCGTCCGCCGGCGTCGGTCGGCAACCAGCCACGTTGGCCGATCAATCGTCAGCCGAGCCCGCCGCCCGCGCAGGCGCCGTACTCCGAACAGGCCGTCGGGCAGCCGAACTATGGCAGCCAACCGAACGGACCGGTGTCGCTGTCGGCGCCCGGCGTCCCGCCGCAGCAGGGCGAGATCGACCTGCCGCCGGACGGCTCGCCCGATGCCAGCGGCGAGCGACCTTATTATCCTGGCCTGCGCAGTAATCCGCAGCGCGAGGGCGCGACCGCGCCTTATTCACCTGCGCCGTATTCGCAGCAACCGCCAGGCGCGCCACCGCCGCCACGGCTCGGTCCGTCGGGCGGCAATCCGGTGATGACGGTCGGCCCGGTTGCAGTGAAGCCTGCCGCAACGCTGGCGTGTCCGATCGTCTCGGTGCTGGAGCGCTGGCTTGCCGAGTCCGTGCAGCCGGCGGCGCAGCGCTGGTTCGGCGCGCGCGTCGTCGAGATCAAGCAGATCTCGGCCTATTCCTGCCGCGGCATGAACGGCAATTCGCACGCGCATATTTCCGAGCACGCCTTCGGCAATGCGCTCGATATCGCGGCCTTCACGCTCTCTGACGGCCGACGCATCTCGGTGAAGGATGGCTGGAAGGGTCTGCCGGAGGAGCAGGGCTTCCTGCGCGATGTCCAGGCCGCTGCCTGCCAGCAATTCACCACGGTGCTGGCGCCGGGTTCAAACGTCTATCACTACGACCACATCCATGTGGATCTGATGCGCCGGGCCAGCCGGCGCCTGATCTGCCAGCCCGCTGCCGTCTCAGGCGAAGAGGTCGCGGCGCACGCCGGCGGCCGTAGCCCCTATGCAGCGCGCGAACCTTATGTCACAGGATCGCTTGGCGGCAGAAAGCCGACTCCGCGGGGTAAGGCGGGGGTCAACGAAGAAGACGAATTCGCCGACGAATAG
- a CDS encoding response regulator produces MQDVPIILVIEDDRDLQMMVEDALRDGGYEPAIAGSGEEALTLLKAFRTKYSALVTDIRLLGRLDGWRVARGAREIDPSFPVLYITGGGGDEWPTRGVPDSVLLNKPFSPDELVAAVAKLLKNGAPA; encoded by the coding sequence TTGCAAGACGTGCCGATCATTCTCGTCATCGAAGACGATCGTGATCTTCAGATGATGGTAGAGGACGCCCTGAGGGACGGCGGCTATGAGCCGGCGATCGCAGGCTCGGGCGAGGAAGCCCTGACGCTGCTGAAGGCGTTCCGCACCAAATACAGTGCACTGGTCACCGACATCCGCCTGCTTGGCCGGCTCGACGGCTGGCGGGTGGCGCGCGGCGCCCGCGAGATCGATCCGTCATTCCCGGTGCTCTACATCACCGGCGGCGGCGGCGACGAGTGGCCGACCCGAGGCGTGCCGGACAGCGTGCTGCTGAACAAGCCGTTCTCGCCCGACGAGCTGGTTGCCGCCGTGGCGAAGCTGCTCAAGAACGGCGCGCCGGCCTGA
- a CDS encoding TetR/AcrR family transcriptional regulator encodes MGITERKGRDRAEREHRIVAAARVIAEREGWDAVTVRRLADEIEYSQPVLYSHFKNRDAIVAAVAVEGFKELTVALREAASGSTGRSALKNVALAYLAFALDRPALYDAMFVLPTDLRFAEAGTRPELRAGFEALAAVVAPFCVEVADVTETFWAALHGVATLERSGRIRPSARNERITLIVRAIVVSGKSPRTGD; translated from the coding sequence TTGGGTATCACGGAGCGAAAAGGCAGGGACCGGGCTGAGCGCGAGCATCGCATTGTCGCGGCAGCTCGGGTGATCGCAGAGCGTGAAGGATGGGATGCCGTTACGGTCCGCCGTCTCGCCGACGAGATCGAATATAGCCAGCCCGTCCTCTACTCACATTTCAAGAACCGGGATGCGATTGTTGCGGCAGTTGCAGTCGAGGGCTTCAAGGAGCTCACGGTCGCACTTCGCGAAGCAGCGAGCGGATCGACAGGGCGAAGCGCCCTCAAGAATGTCGCCCTGGCCTATCTCGCCTTTGCGCTGGATCGTCCCGCGCTTTACGACGCCATGTTTGTCCTGCCAACGGATTTGCGGTTCGCCGAAGCTGGCACCAGACCCGAACTGCGGGCCGGTTTCGAAGCACTCGCGGCGGTCGTCGCGCCGTTTTGCGTCGAGGTAGCTGATGTGACCGAGACTTTTTGGGCAGCCCTTCATGGGGTCGCCACACTCGAACGTTCAGGCAGAATTCGGCCCAGCGCGCGCAACGAGCGCATCACGCTAATTGTGCGAGCGATCGTCGTGTCAGGAAAAAGCCCGCGTACTGGCGACTGA
- a CDS encoding DUF4267 domain-containing protein, whose amino-acid sequence MHWLALGTGLLLALGIIAIGTLYVASPTTATRSFGLPLPENGPNVAWWLRLKGVRDIAAGLAVLAFMVFGAPREVGIILLVEAIIPIGDMLLILAAKGSTSSAFGMHGVTAVIMVLAAMPLIIGVP is encoded by the coding sequence ATGCATTGGCTTGCGCTCGGAACGGGATTGCTGCTGGCCCTGGGAATTATCGCGATCGGCACCCTCTATGTCGCGAGCCCGACAACCGCGACACGCAGTTTCGGCCTGCCGCTTCCTGAAAATGGTCCCAACGTCGCCTGGTGGCTTCGCCTCAAGGGGGTGCGCGACATTGCGGCGGGACTGGCCGTATTGGCGTTCATGGTGTTCGGCGCGCCGCGCGAGGTCGGCATCATCCTGCTGGTTGAAGCCATCATCCCCATCGGCGACATGCTGCTCATTCTTGCCGCGAAAGGCTCCACCAGCAGCGCCTTCGGCATGCACGGTGTCACGGCGGTGATCATGGTCCTTGCGGCGATGCCCCTGATCATTGGGGTGCCCTGA
- a CDS encoding DoxX family protein — protein sequence MMHALSIWLLAAGFFGAGLFNAISTSATQSDFARWGYPRWWGILTGGLEVISAVLIAIPASRVVGLVLGAAIIAAAVFTVMRHRDFSHLVPLGVFVVLIALAATSS from the coding sequence ATGATGCATGCTCTCTCAATCTGGCTGCTCGCTGCTGGCTTCTTTGGCGCAGGCCTCTTCAACGCGATCAGCACCTCAGCGACGCAAAGCGATTTCGCTCGGTGGGGCTACCCGCGCTGGTGGGGCATTTTGACCGGTGGATTGGAGGTGATCAGCGCTGTTCTGATTGCAATTCCCGCCAGTCGGGTTGTTGGCCTCGTGCTTGGGGCGGCCATCATTGCGGCCGCGGTTTTCACCGTTATGCGCCACCGTGATTTTTCTCATCTTGTGCCACTTGGCGTCTTTGTCGTCTTGATCGCTCTTGCCGCGACCTCGTCCTGA
- a CDS encoding SDR family oxidoreductase codes for MTAEKVALVTAGGSGMGAAAARRLAADGFRVAILSSSGKGEALAGELGGIGFTGSNRSNDDLKRAVDGVMARWGRIDALVNSAGHGPRAGVLELTDDQWHTGLDVYLMNVIRPTRLVAPHMQAQKSGAIVNISTAWAFEPSAMFPTSAVFRAGLAAFTKLFTDSYAADNVRMNNVLPGWIDSLPATDARRDSVPMKRYGKAEEIAATIAFLVSDGAGYITGQNIRVDGGLMRSV; via the coding sequence ATGACAGCAGAGAAGGTCGCACTCGTCACCGCAGGCGGCAGCGGCATGGGAGCGGCGGCGGCGCGGCGGCTTGCCGCAGATGGATTTCGCGTTGCGATCCTGTCGTCGTCGGGCAAGGGCGAGGCGCTGGCCGGCGAGCTCGGCGGCATCGGCTTCACCGGCTCGAACCGTTCGAACGACGATCTGAAGCGCGCCGTCGACGGCGTGATGGCGCGGTGGGGCCGCATCGATGCGCTGGTCAACAGCGCCGGCCATGGCCCGCGTGCGGGCGTGCTGGAATTGACCGACGACCAGTGGCACACCGGTCTCGACGTCTACCTGATGAACGTGATCCGCCCGACACGTCTCGTCGCACCTCACATGCAGGCGCAGAAGTCGGGCGCGATCGTCAACATCTCCACCGCCTGGGCTTTCGAGCCGAGCGCGATGTTTCCGACCTCTGCGGTGTTCCGCGCCGGGCTCGCCGCGTTCACAAAACTGTTCACCGACAGCTACGCGGCCGACAACGTCCGCATGAACAATGTGCTGCCGGGCTGGATCGACAGCCTGCCGGCAACCGACGCGCGCCGCGACAGCGTGCCGATGAAGCGTTACGGCAAGGCGGAGGAGATCGCCGCGACGATCGCGTTCCTCGTCTCCGACGGCGCGGGCTACATCACCGGCCAGAACATCCGCGTCGATGGCGGCTTGATGCGGTCCGTGTAG
- a CDS encoding alpha/beta hydrolase fold domain-containing protein, translating into MPDAAVAARASDATRSGTTQQVDVAVVGAGFAGLYLLHRLRKAGFSAVALEEGGDVGGTWYWNRYPGARCDIQTIDYSYTFDPELDQAWTWSEKYATQPEILRYLGFVADRYDLRRDIRFGTKVTQATWDDATARWLIATNNGANVSCRHYIMATGCLSSPKPPEIDGVKDFKGEIYFTGRWPHQGVDLKGKRVAVIGTGSSGIQSIPLIAEQAAQLTVFQRTPNFALPAGNGPAPEDRKSFFETDRAAYRDQARWSMAGVPYPQQTVVSWQLSDAERRERFERAWAAGDLVHILTQLWADQAVDVDGNRLVGDLIREKIGAVVKDPETAAALAPHDHPFGAKRPCLDTNYYATYNRPNVTLVNLRQEPIKAITAGGISTDKRSFDVDVIVFATGFDAMTGAIMAVHPISGRGGKSLSDVWAHGPQTYLGVTVAGFPNLFMITGPGSPSVLSNMAVSIEQHVDWVVERIAALRDAGFTTMEATETAQAGWERHMADCATLTLHRLANTWYTGANVPGKPQGVMPYTGGVGPYRSICNEVVGRGMLGFKLSGPGVAEQCNDGEVVRLQPDVRLVLNMLGEMNLPPIETMGAQGARDFLNEFNKGRPAGRPVGEVGTGVLQGADGPLPYKLYRPATPGPHPIVVYFHGGGWVLGDELSDDPFCRDLCRRTGMIIVSVGYRHAPEHRFPAAAEDGYAATRWIAAHTAELGGRAGPVLVAGWSAGGNIAAVTCQLARDRGGPEIAGQLLISPVTDSSFDRPSYVDNAAGYFLTRGLMFWFWDLYCSPADRTDPRVAPLRGKLEGLPPAFIATSEFDPLRDEGIAYGDALAKAGVKVEQLKAHGHFHSSFVMVDVIITGVAGRVKMAKALRRFAGLPEELEQDNVAAPRVNAAAN; encoded by the coding sequence ATGCCAGACGCAGCAGTTGCAGCACGCGCTTCGGACGCCACGCGCAGCGGAACCACGCAGCAGGTCGACGTCGCGGTCGTCGGCGCCGGTTTCGCCGGTCTCTATCTGCTGCATCGGTTGCGCAAGGCGGGCTTCTCGGCAGTTGCCCTCGAAGAGGGCGGCGACGTCGGCGGCACCTGGTACTGGAACCGGTATCCCGGCGCGCGCTGCGACATCCAGACCATCGATTACAGCTACACGTTCGACCCCGAGCTCGATCAGGCGTGGACCTGGTCGGAGAAGTACGCGACCCAGCCGGAAATCCTGCGCTATCTCGGCTTCGTCGCCGACCGCTACGATCTCCGCCGCGATATCCGCTTCGGCACCAAGGTGACGCAGGCGACCTGGGATGATGCGACTGCGCGTTGGCTGATTGCGACCAACAACGGCGCCAACGTCTCGTGCCGCCATTACATCATGGCGACCGGCTGCCTGTCGTCGCCGAAGCCGCCGGAGATCGACGGCGTCAAGGATTTCAAGGGCGAGATCTATTTCACCGGCCGCTGGCCGCATCAGGGTGTCGACCTGAAGGGCAAGCGCGTTGCCGTGATCGGCACCGGGTCATCGGGCATTCAGTCGATCCCGTTGATCGCCGAGCAGGCCGCGCAACTCACCGTGTTCCAGCGCACGCCGAACTTCGCATTGCCGGCCGGCAACGGCCCGGCGCCGGAAGATCGCAAGAGCTTCTTCGAGACCGACCGCGCGGCCTATCGCGACCAGGCGCGCTGGTCGATGGCCGGGGTGCCGTATCCGCAGCAGACCGTGGTGAGCTGGCAATTGAGCGACGCCGAGCGCCGCGAGCGGTTCGAGAGGGCGTGGGCGGCGGGCGACCTCGTCCACATCCTGACCCAGCTCTGGGCCGACCAGGCGGTCGATGTCGACGGCAACCGGCTGGTCGGCGATCTGATCCGCGAGAAGATCGGTGCCGTGGTCAAGGATCCGGAGACGGCCGCGGCGCTGGCCCCGCACGATCATCCGTTCGGCGCCAAGCGTCCCTGCCTCGATACCAATTACTACGCGACCTACAATCGTCCGAACGTGACGCTGGTCAATCTGCGGCAGGAACCGATCAAGGCGATCACCGCCGGCGGCATCTCGACCGACAAGCGCAGCTTCGATGTCGACGTCATCGTGTTCGCCACCGGCTTCGACGCGATGACCGGCGCGATCATGGCGGTGCATCCGATCTCCGGCCGCGGCGGCAAGTCGCTGTCGGATGTCTGGGCGCACGGACCGCAGACCTATCTCGGCGTCACCGTCGCGGGCTTCCCCAATCTGTTCATGATCACCGGTCCCGGCAGCCCGTCGGTGCTGTCGAACATGGCGGTGTCGATCGAGCAGCATGTCGACTGGGTGGTCGAGCGCATCGCCGCGTTGCGCGACGCCGGCTTTACCACGATGGAAGCCACCGAGACCGCGCAGGCCGGCTGGGAACGCCACATGGCCGATTGCGCGACGCTGACGCTGCACCGGCTCGCCAACACCTGGTACACGGGCGCCAACGTGCCCGGCAAGCCGCAGGGCGTGATGCCCTATACCGGCGGCGTCGGTCCGTATCGCAGCATCTGCAACGAGGTGGTCGGGCGCGGCATGCTCGGCTTCAAGCTCTCCGGTCCCGGCGTTGCCGAGCAGTGCAATGACGGCGAGGTGGTGCGTTTGCAGCCGGATGTTCGGCTGGTGCTCAATATGCTCGGTGAGATGAACCTGCCGCCGATCGAGACGATGGGGGCGCAGGGCGCACGCGACTTCCTCAACGAGTTCAACAAGGGCCGTCCTGCCGGCCGTCCGGTCGGCGAGGTCGGCACCGGCGTGCTGCAGGGCGCCGATGGTCCGCTGCCGTACAAGCTGTATCGTCCGGCGACGCCGGGGCCGCATCCGATCGTGGTGTATTTCCACGGCGGCGGCTGGGTGCTCGGCGACGAGCTGTCGGACGATCCGTTCTGCCGCGATCTGTGCCGACGCACCGGCATGATCATCGTCAGCGTCGGCTATCGCCACGCGCCCGAGCATCGCTTCCCGGCTGCGGCCGAGGACGGCTATGCGGCGACGCGCTGGATCGCAGCCCACACCGCCGAGCTCGGCGGCAGGGCAGGGCCGGTGCTGGTCGCGGGCTGGAGCGCCGGCGGCAACATCGCGGCCGTGACCTGCCAGCTCGCGCGCGATCGCGGCGGGCCCGAGATCGCAGGCCAGCTCTTGATCTCGCCGGTCACCGACTCCTCCTTCGACCGGCCGTCCTATGTCGACAATGCGGCCGGCTACTTCCTGACCCGCGGCCTGATGTTCTGGTTCTGGGACCTGTACTGCTCACCGGCCGACCGCACCGATCCGCGCGTCGCGCCGTTGCGCGGCAAGCTCGAGGGACTGCCGCCGGCGTTCATCGCGACCAGCGAGTTCGATCCGCTGCGCGACGAGGGCATTGCCTATGGCGACGCGCTCGCGAAAGCGGGCGTCAAGGTCGAGCAGCTCAAGGCGCACGGCCACTTCCACTCGTCGTTCGTGATGGTCGACGTCATCATCACCGGCGTTGCCGGGCGCGTGAAGATGGCGAAGGCGCTAAGGCGTTTCGCCGGACTGCCCGAGGAGCTGGAGCAGGACAACGTCGCCGCGCCGCGGGTCAACGCGGCGGCGAACTAG
- a CDS encoding GNAT family N-acetyltransferase yields the protein MSDLIIRHMRPDEIALAVDWAAAEGWNPGLADAPCFAAEDSQGFFIGELDGQPAAVISCVNYGARFAFLGFYIVRPDLRGRGHGLKIWNAAIAHAHPRVIGLDGVVAQQANYQKSGFALAYANVRYGGTVAAPPAPNASIVALTDLPIALVEADDATVFPAPRPAFLRAWINGPGHIGRALMRDGRLAGWGVIRPCRTGRKIGPLVADDRASAETILSALLASAGGGDIFLDVPAVNRDAVALAQGLGLSPVFETARMYTGAIPPLRIDRVFGVTTFELG from the coding sequence ATGAGCGATCTCATCATCCGACATATGCGGCCGGACGAGATCGCGCTCGCGGTGGATTGGGCCGCAGCGGAGGGATGGAATCCCGGTCTCGCCGATGCGCCCTGCTTTGCCGCCGAGGACTCGCAGGGCTTCTTCATCGGCGAGCTGGACGGCCAGCCTGCGGCGGTGATCTCCTGCGTCAATTACGGCGCGCGTTTCGCTTTCCTCGGCTTCTACATCGTGCGTCCGGATCTGCGCGGCCGCGGCCATGGCCTGAAGATCTGGAATGCGGCCATCGCGCATGCGCATCCGCGCGTGATCGGGCTCGATGGCGTGGTGGCGCAGCAGGCGAACTACCAAAAGTCCGGCTTCGCGCTCGCTTACGCCAATGTGCGCTACGGCGGCACGGTCGCAGCACCTCCGGCGCCGAACGCCAGCATCGTCGCGCTGACCGATCTGCCCATCGCGCTGGTCGAGGCCGATGACGCCACGGTGTTTCCCGCACCGCGCCCGGCCTTCCTGCGCGCCTGGATCAACGGGCCGGGACACATCGGACGCGCGCTGATGCGCGACGGCAGGCTGGCCGGCTGGGGTGTGATCCGTCCGTGTCGCACCGGCCGCAAGATCGGTCCGCTTGTCGCCGACGACCGCGCCAGCGCCGAGACCATCCTCTCGGCATTACTTGCGAGCGCAGGCGGCGGCGACATCTTCCTCGATGTCCCCGCGGTCAACCGTGACGCCGTGGCGCTGGCGCAAGGCCTCGGGCTGTCGCCGGTGTTCGAGACCGCGCGGATGTACACCGGCGCGATCCCGCCATTGCGGATCGACCGCGTGTTCGGCGTCACGACGTTCGAGCTCGGCTAG